The DNA region GGGCAAGCTCGACTACGCCAGATCCCTCGACATTCCGATTTACGAGACCCTGGGGGAGCTCATCGAGGCGGAGCCGCAGCTGAGCCTCGTGGTGGAGCATACCGGCCTGCGCAGCACCACGGCGCGGCTGCGCAAGGAGCTGCCGGATAACATCTCGCTCATCGACCACACAGGCGCCGTGTTCCTGTGCGGACTGCACGACATGGCCCAGGCCAACGCCTACTGCCAGGTCACCCTGGACAGGCACCGCACCCTGCTGCAGGCAATCATCGACGAGGTCCGCGAGGACATTCTGCTGCTGGACTCCCATGGCCGGGTCGTGGATTGCAACCGCAACGTGCTGGAGAAGGCCGGCAAGCACAAACAGGACCTCCTCGGCAAGCAGTTCTTCGACGCCCAGGTTCCGGAAGGCCAGGAGGGCATGTTCTGCAGCACGGACAGCGACGAGCAGTGCGCCTACACCCAGGCCCTGTTCTCCGGCGAGAAGACAGAGGCCCTGTTCACCCGCGTGGATCAGGACGGCCACCTCAAGTATTACCGCATCTACGCCTACCCCATCAAAAACGAGCAGGGCCGGATCAATCACGTAGTGGTCATGCGCCGGGACATCACCGAGCGCACACGGCGCGAGCGCATGCAGCAGCAGGCCGACAAGCTGGCTGTGGTGGGCGAGATGTCCACCTATCTCGCCCACGAGATCCGCAACCCGCTCTTCGCCATCGCCGGGTTCACCAACTCGCTGCTCAAGTCCGAGACCATGAACGACAAGGAGCGCGAGAAGCTGCGGATCATCTCCGAGGAGACCACCCGGCTGGAGCACCTGCTCTCGTCCATCCTCAAGTTCGCGCGGCCGTCCTCCTCGGAGTTGGACAAGGTTGACCTGAACGAGGTGGCCGACGAGACCGTGACGCTGATGCGCATGGGCTACGAGCACCAGGGCTATCAGATCGAGCTCAAGCCCACGAAAAAGATTCCCCTGGTCAAGGCCGAGCCCGAGATGGTCAAGCAGTGCATCGTCAACCTCATCAAGAACAGCGTGGAAGCCATGCCCCAGGGCGGAACGCTGCGCATCGAGACCGGCCGGGACGGCGAGATGGTCACCCTGAGCGTGACCGACACCGGCCCCGGCATGAGCGAGCGCCAGATGGACCAGGCGTTCAGCCCCTTCTACACCACCAAAGACCAGGGCTGCGGCCTGGGCTTGGCCATGATCCGCAAGCTGATGAGCGAGTTCGGCGGCACGGTGCAGCTCAAGAGTCACGAGGGCCAGGGCACCACGGTGATGCTGTCGTTCCTGCCTGTGCTGGCGGAAGGGCTGGGCGAGGGTGCGGAGTGGGTGGTGGGGGAAAAGCATAGCGAGGAAGAGGCCAAGAGTAACGTGCCGCCGGCCAAGCAGGCGGAGTCCTCCTCGCAGGGGAGCTAGCAGGCCGGATCGTCGTCAGGGCATGACCAGACGACGAAGCCGTCGCGATCCGCCGCGTTCTGCAGCGCCAGCTCAAAGGGCGTTTGGCCCAGCATGCCGGCCAGGCGGTCGTGCGCTGCCTGCGCCCGGCCCAGCCTGCCGCGTATGGCCGCCACCTCGGCCGGATCGTCGGCGTGAAAGGCGATCTTCTCGGCAAAGCGCTGCTCCACGGGCATGAGCACGGGGCCGCGCACCAGCTTGTCCGCCAGGTAGACAACCTCGCGCTCCGTGGCGGGCGCATCCTCCTTCCACGTCAGGTCGCGATGCTCCTCGGTGACCGCGGCGACGGCGTCCAGCCCCAGCCCGCGCAAGATATGTCCGCCCTCGGTCTCGTGGTGCGGTTCCCCCTTGGCGATGTCGTGCAGCAGGCCGGCGGCCGTGACCAGGTCCAGGTCCAGCACGTGCCTCTGGGCGTGCGTTTTGTTGATGCCCTCGGCCAGCAGCCGGGCTACCCGCGCGACTGCCTTGCCGTGAGCCACAGCCTGGGGCGGCAGGCCCTGCACGTCCTCCAGCAGCGCCAGACACTCCCCGGCTGTGGGCGCGTGCAGCCGCGCCGCGGCGCGTTGGGCGCGGGCGTAGTCCTCGGGCGTGTCCATGTCCCAGGTGGTGTGGCGGTCCCACACGGGCACGTCGATCATGGGATGGGATTCCAGGGCGCCGCGCAGCCCCTGGCGGCCGTCGTGGGCCTGCACTGCGGAAAAAAGATGCGCCGGCACGAAGATAGGGTGGCCGGGGCTGCCGCGATAGCTAGGGCGAATGATGCTTTCGGGCGAATCGGCGAACACGCGGTACAGGGCGCGCACGGCGGCCGACCGCACCAGGCAGCAGTCCGTGGGCAGGAATGCCGCGGCGTCCACAGGCGTATTGTACTTTTCCAAAGCGCGCAACGCGGCCTGCACCGAGGAGAACATGCCCTCGGGGTAGTTCGTGTTGAGCACGATTTCGGCCCCGGCGCGCTCTGCCAGGGGGGCGACCTCCTCGGCGCGATGGCCCAGGACCACGATAACGGAGTCCGCACCGCCTTGGCGCAGCAGGTCCACGGCGCGTTCCAGCACCGTGCTCCCGCCCAGAGAGAAGAGCGGTTTGGCGCCGAGCTCGCCCATGCGGCTGGAGTACCCGGCGGCCAGCACCACGCCCGCGCAGGAAGGCCGGGAGCCGGTCGATCGGGCGGCGCTGGTTGCGGGCTGGGTCATGGTGCTGGTGGAGAATGGGTCGGGAATAAAAAAGGGGGCGCCGGAAGACGCCCCCTGGATGCGCGATAACGCTAGATGATGCCTGAATCGGTAAGGATCTTTCTGAGCTTGGCCTCGTTCTCCGGCTGCAGGGGCACCATGGGCAGACGGAACTCCATGGGGATCTTGCCCATCATCGAGAGTGCGGTCTTCACCGGCGCGGGGTTGGTCTCCAGGAAGCAGGCGCGCGAAAGGGGCTGCAGCTTGAAGTGGTACTCGCGGGCCTTTTCGATGTCGCCTTCCGCAAAGGCCTTGCACATGCCGGCCATCCACGCCGGGGCGATGTTCGAGACCACGGAGATGACGCCGCAGCCGCCCACGGCCAGCAGGGGCAGCACGGTGAAGTCGTCACCGGAGATCAGCATGAAGTCCTTGCCGCAGTACTCGGCGATGTCCGACACTTGGTGCAGGTTCGCCGTGGCGTCCTTGGTGCCCTGCACCTGGGGAATGTCTTTGGCCATGCGCGCCAGAGTCTCGGGCAGCAGGTTCACGCCTGTGCGGCCGGGCACGTTGTACACGATGAAGGGCAGGTCCACCTCGGCGGAGATGGCCTTGAAGTGCTGGTACAGGCCCTCCTGCGTAGGTTTATTGTAGTAGGGCGTGATGAGCAGCAGGCCGTCGGCCCCGGCGTCGCGGGCGTCCTTGGCCAGCTCGATGGCTTCCTTTGTGTTGTTGGAGCCTGCGCCTGCGAGCACGGGGATGCGGCCGGCCACGTGTTCCACGCACGTGCGGACCACCCGTTTGTGCTCCTCGTGGGAGAGCGTGGCGGATTCACCCGTGGTACCGCAGGGCACCACGCCGTTGATGCCTTGCTCTATCTGCCAGTCCAGCAGGGCGCGATAGGACTCCTCGTCGAAGGCGCCGTTCTTGAAGGGGGTCACCATTGCGGTGAGAGCGCCATGGAATTTCATGAGTTGCCTCCTGTGGGCAAGGGAGGTTGTTTTGGAATGTAATAACGAGCCGTCATGTGCGGGAAGCATAGCGCAAGGCGAATCGCTGGTCCACCCGTCAGGCAATGATTCCCGCACGATTCAACAGGGTTCGCCGGAGTAATGCTTGGCTTCTGGCGGATGCCCCATGAGCGAGTCGATACGCTGTTTGATGTCGGCGCGGCGTTCATTGCCCGCGAGAATGGCCTGGGCCAGCTCGCTGAACCGCGCCATGTCCTCCGTAAGGCCGGACCGTTTCCAGTCCCGCCGCGCAGTGCGCACGGCGGATTCCGTCTCCCAGA from Oceanidesulfovibrio marinus includes:
- a CDS encoding two-component system sensor histidine kinase NtrB, which produces MPEKGKPRYPEEFREDICLWEMEGKVRIAAVGTGPGFLSLLDIVYNERFQQFLPDMVLVGIAEPGPHKGKLDYARSLDIPIYETLGELIEAEPQLSLVVEHTGLRSTTARLRKELPDNISLIDHTGAVFLCGLHDMAQANAYCQVTLDRHRTLLQAIIDEVREDILLLDSHGRVVDCNRNVLEKAGKHKQDLLGKQFFDAQVPEGQEGMFCSTDSDEQCAYTQALFSGEKTEALFTRVDQDGHLKYYRIYAYPIKNEQGRINHVVVMRRDITERTRRERMQQQADKLAVVGEMSTYLAHEIRNPLFAIAGFTNSLLKSETMNDKEREKLRIISEETTRLEHLLSSILKFARPSSSELDKVDLNEVADETVTLMRMGYEHQGYQIELKPTKKIPLVKAEPEMVKQCIVNLIKNSVEAMPQGGTLRIETGRDGEMVTLSVTDTGPGMSERQMDQAFSPFYTTKDQGCGLGLAMIRKLMSEFGGTVQLKSHEGQGTTVMLSFLPVLAEGLGEGAEWVVGEKHSEEEAKSNVPPAKQAESSSQGS
- a CDS encoding DVU_1551 family NTP transferase, which codes for MTQPATSAARSTGSRPSCAGVVLAAGYSSRMGELGAKPLFSLGGSTVLERAVDLLRQGGADSVIVVLGHRAEEVAPLAERAGAEIVLNTNYPEGMFSSVQAALRALEKYNTPVDAAAFLPTDCCLVRSAAVRALYRVFADSPESIIRPSYRGSPGHPIFVPAHLFSAVQAHDGRQGLRGALESHPMIDVPVWDRHTTWDMDTPEDYARAQRAAARLHAPTAGECLALLEDVQGLPPQAVAHGKAVARVARLLAEGINKTHAQRHVLDLDLVTAAGLLHDIAKGEPHHETEGGHILRGLGLDAVAAVTEEHRDLTWKEDAPATEREVVYLADKLVRGPVLMPVEQRFAEKIAFHADDPAEVAAIRGRLGRAQAAHDRLAGMLGQTPFELALQNAADRDGFVVWSCPDDDPAC
- the dapA gene encoding 4-hydroxy-tetrahydrodipicolinate synthase, translating into MKFHGALTAMVTPFKNGAFDEESYRALLDWQIEQGINGVVPCGTTGESATLSHEEHKRVVRTCVEHVAGRIPVLAGAGSNNTKEAIELAKDARDAGADGLLLITPYYNKPTQEGLYQHFKAISAEVDLPFIVYNVPGRTGVNLLPETLARMAKDIPQVQGTKDATANLHQVSDIAEYCGKDFMLISGDDFTVLPLLAVGGCGVISVVSNIAPAWMAGMCKAFAEGDIEKAREYHFKLQPLSRACFLETNPAPVKTALSMMGKIPMEFRLPMVPLQPENEAKLRKILTDSGII